agattaattagtcttaataaattcatcatgtagtttacagacaaattttctaattagttttgtgattaatctatatttaatattttaaatgtgaaaaaattctctttcaaaatttttaccaCGAGCAATAAACAAGCTCCTAGATTTACAAGAAAAAACATGGATCGCATTCCTCTCcagtaaagaaaataaaaagaaatttcaTACCACGACCAACAAATCACACACATGTAAAGTCTACTCAGCAAActgatacatacatatatataaatatataaatccATGGTCAGGAAATACTCAACAATTATTGGCAACAACGGGACAGTGCACCCACTACTTccggcctatatatatatatatatagacacacacactaCGTACGTGATTCTtcttgaaataaaaaatatgttcACTTGATTCAAGATTATTATCTTTGGAGCTATACTAGTTAACCTAGCTAGCCATGGAGTAGCATGTGACAGTGCCCATGGAGGCGCTTCCGTCTCAGCCAACGGCACCTCTACCGGCAGCTCTCTCTAGCTATATGTAGGTGTACATGTACGCGTACGTCTCCTCCTCTCGTCTCCCCTGGCGGTCCTCTTCTCCAGTGAGATTTGACGCCAAGGCGAGAAAAGGGATCGCCACCAGCCATCCACACAGGCCGCGCCCCTCGCTGCGGAGGCGCACAcctttcccttcccttcccttctccCTTCTCCCCACTCCTCCGCCCCATTAATATCTacgccgccccgcccccctctctcccctccttcaCCTTCAATAGTGGGTACTctccacggccgccgccattAGTGCTCcgtagagagggagggagagagagagagagagaaaagctaCCCGCGCTTCCTGATCGAGCTGCGTATACACGCGATCGATTTCTCTCTCCTGGCCTGGGTCGCTAGCTAGGGTTCAATTCGATTCCATGGATCAGGGCTTCGGGAATCTCGGGGTCGGAGGGAGCAGCAGCGGGGGCTCCAACTCCGCCAAcgcggcggcgtcctcctcctccttcctgcagctgccgctgcccacggcggcggccgcggggccggCGTACTACGGCACGCCGCTCGCGCTCCTGCACCAGGCCGCCGGGCCGTCGCCGTACGGCAAGCACGCGGCGGCCGAGATCTCGCCGGCGGAGGCCGAGTCCATCAAGGCCAAGATCGTGGCGCACCCGCAGTACTCGGCGCTCCTCGCCGCCTACCTGGACTGCCAAAAAGTAGGCGCCTTTTACCTCGCCGCTTGCTTGCACACATCACGGCACGGCACATCTCGCTCCCCGGCCGGCCGTCAAAATCGCAACTTTTTCCTCGATATGCCAAGCAAGATTTGCTTAATTTGATGCCGCGCGTGTTCTACCTCTAACCTTTGCCGCCTGTCACCTGTATGGCTATGAAATGACGCGCCGCAGGTGGGCGCGCCGCCGGACGTGCTGGAGAGGCtgacggccatggcggcgaagctggacgcgcggccgccgcgccggcacgAGCCGCGCGACCCGGAGCTCGACCAGTTCATGGTTCGTCGTCCTCTGGACTACCGTTAATTTCCGTTTCGATTTGCAACCACTAACCCGCGATTCcatggcgcgcgcgcgcaggaGGCCTACTGCAACATGCTGGTGAAGTACCGGGAGGAGCTGACCCGGCCGATCGACGAGGCCATGGAGTTCCTCAAGCGGGTGGAGGCGCAGCTGGActccatcgccggcgccggcgccggctcctccgccgcgcgcctctCGCTCGCCGGTAATGAGATCGAAaaacctgctggctgctgcaacAGCCAACTGCTTCTTCTAGCTAGCTCTCGTACATGGTCGTACGACGGCCTCATGTTTTTTTATTACCATAGTGCCATCGGCTTACCGCATTGGGAATGGCTGTTCTGGATAGTGGCGGTGGTTGCTCTGGATCATTGCCATTGTGATCCCCTTGCTTGCTTCTCGGTGGATTACTTTAATCCTCACATAATTAAATATTTAATAAACTAAGCGGAAGCCAAGGCTCTGCATGCGCTAATGATAAAAAATTAGCGAGGGGATTAGCGGTGGGTTAATCATTAAGCCGCACGTAAACTAGCTTTTGGTTGGCATCGAGGGCACAGTGAGCAGCCGTGTCGCATGGCCGGGCCTCCTCCTCTCGTTCCTCGCCATTGTTTATTCAGTGCTCTGAtcaaaagtccctatcacacCAATTTTTTTCCAGaaatccctatcacatcaaaagtaatcttactattttataatattaaataaaatctgtttataaatattttttgacagctgagtgttttttcgcgtgacgaatctaatgagtctaattaattcattatTTGCTACAGTCTGATGCTGCAGTGACActttagtccctggaaccaaacaacccctagtCTGATGCTGCCTCTGCTTGCATTATCTTATTGCCCGATGGATCCGGCAAAGCTGGGTTAAGCTCTCAGCTAATGGACTACTACTGATGGTGGTACATGACAATTGACAAGTGACTGGAAGCTTGCTTGTTTTTCTTTAGGGTTCCAAGGCAGGCGAATCCATCTATCTTTGGTTGGAGGATAGAaaagttttgatgagagagaaacgatgttttgactactaattaggggtattaaataaagtctaattacaaaattatctccacaactgtggtactgtagcagttgctctacataatgaggtctttgaccgcatgattggaggatgattgagcgcggttactgtagcgtcactgtagccaatcatgatgaaacttggctcattagattcgtctcgaaaagttacacccattcctaaaaaggttttgcaaataaacttcgtttagtacttcatgcatgcattcgtctttttttgcaaaaattttcgTGAAATCATCCAAACATGGCCCATCACCGGATGCACATCTCTGTAGATGCAGCCTCAAATCATTGCCTTCTTGTGTAGGGAGAGATCTGTAGGAGCTAGCAGCTACCATCTCTCCCGTCTCTTCTTTTCTTGCAGCTCTAGTTTAGGGAGAGATCAGAGATGCATTGGGAAATGGTGTCATGGGCTCATGCCTGACCTGACAAAACCAATTCTTCAGTCTGCACCTGTCTGGTCTGGACAACATACGTACCTGCTATGCTACCACTGTAGCAACATTAGCAGCTAGCAGTATTCTCTGCACGCAATCGTGTTGGGTTTGCAGTAGCTGCTGCTCCCAAGCGTGTGTGATGGGCGCCGTTCGTGTCTTCCGGGGGGTGCTGCCGGCCTGTTTCAAAGTTGGACGTGCAGCTACAGTGCGTGTGCAGATTCTTGTAGAACAAGGTCCTACACTGTCTGCGGCTGGGGCATATCTCTGGCACTGTTTTACGCTACTGTGCGCGTTGTACATGGCTGTGCCGTGCTGTATGTGGAGCACAGCCAGGCTGATCAAGGCGTCTTGTATGGTTGCTGTACAAGTTCAGATATTTCCAACATCAGAAATCTCCAGCTGTGAGTGAACCCCAACTGAAATAAGTTCTATTGTGTCGGCCGttgatgcatgatttatttttcacGAGAATTTGTACAGTGAAATGTAGTCTAGTGTAGGTTTTGTTTGTATTCAATCTAGGATTATTTCTGCATTTGATCCATGAATCGAGGTAGTGAATTAAGCACTGCTGGAGCTTGTTTTATAAGTAGATTAGCTTTGTATAGTTGGTATTAGGGCCTGTGAGCTAGGTGCTCTCTATAGAGCATATAGACGACACTCCGTTCCAAATACAGCTTTGATTATTTCTTATTACAATagtatgtttttttaaaaaaatgctcCAAGCAGGTGATAATTTGATTTTGCTCGATCTTTTCAACAGCAAAATGAATCAATTATTTTCATGTGATCGATCCAGATATCTAGCTAGCTAGAACCCAGTAATTATTAAAGATTGATTAAAAAGAGCTATAGCTTAGGGCACATGGCCAAGTATATCTTCTGTTCAGATTCATGTAGTTAATATTTAGATACTGGAATCAGAATGACCCAAATCTTCCATGAGGTGTCAGCTTTTTTACACCATTTCTTTTCATCTTACCCGTTACCAATAAAATAGCAGATCTCATATCCGTTATTTTAATCTATGCTGATCTACAAACTTTTCACTTTATCCAAAAGTTGGAAAGTTGCCATCGCTGTATCTGAAAAATTATTCCAtactttcgcaaaaaaaaaagaaaaattattccATACCCACATGGAGGGTGATTTTTATATGAATGTAGTCTTGGGCTCTTGGCACGGTTGATCATTTCCACTCATCCACAAGACCATATATATTAGCTGCTCTGTTAAAAAATGCCGTAAGTATTTGTCTTCTGATGCCCCAGCCCTGAATCACTCCGTGTCCTAAAACAGTTATGCTAAATAATTGTTTGTGTGTTTCGTGAAGCCTGAAGCTATTGGTCATCCTGACCCCGTGCTACAAAATTGGCAAGCTAAGCGAGCATCTACCATTAACTTTTTTATTGGGATTAGCATCTAATAAATAGCTTAAGAATATAATGTCGATAGGTGATAAATTAAGCATGTGTACCTCATTTGTCAGAGGATAGTAAGCAAAGTTTCGCTGCCATTTTATCAGAGTATAACAAGCCATGTTCTCTATCTCTTATTATGACATGCTCCTCACTCATGCTAATAGTTTATGTGAACTCATTTAATTGGTGGATAGGTACTGGTCATGTTATTTCTCTGTTGGCCTATACGCCATGTATAAAATGTTAATTCTAACTCAGATTTTGTAATTATCATGATGCATTTAGAAAACATTTTTTGCGGCAAGCATGTAGAAAACATTGGGACTTGAATATAGAAGACCATGAATGTTGAGAAaatgtgtggcagaaccacacTTAATTCTACAGAACCTACAGGAATATTATTATACTCCATGCTTGTTGAACAATCACATGGGTTCTTTTTtctgtaaatatttcttttcttgttcATGATATAACATATGGAAAAAGGATGCATGACCTTTCTTACTTCAATATCATGTAGATTATAGGTATTCATATGATTCCATCAGCCTCCAGTCCAACAGTTTCTGTGAGACTTTTAAGACTGCCCTTTGTTTTTACTTATTAGC
This portion of the Panicum virgatum strain AP13 chromosome 2N, P.virgatum_v5, whole genome shotgun sequence genome encodes:
- the LOC120662999 gene encoding homeobox protein rough sheath 1-like, with the protein product MDQGFGNLGVGGSSSGGSNSANAAASSSSFLQLPLPTAAAAGPAYYGTPLALLHQAAGPSPYGKHAAAEISPAEAESIKAKIVAHPQYSALLAAYLDCQKVGAPPDVLERLTAMAAKLDARPPRRHEPRDPELDQFMEAYCNMLVKYREELTRPIDEAMEFLKRVEAQLDSIAGAGAGSSAARLSLADGKSEGVGSSEDDMDASGRENEPPEIDPRAEDKELKYQLLKKYSGYLSSLRQEFSKKKKKGKLPKEARQKLLHWWELHYKWPYPSETEKIALAESTGLDQKQINNWFINQRKRHWKPSEDMPFVMMEGFHPQNAAALYLDGPFMADGMYRLGS